A region of Streptomyces sp. TG1A-60 DNA encodes the following proteins:
- a CDS encoding lysophospholipid acyltransferase family protein, whose translation MKVAIGGPLKVTFRPWVEGLENVPAEGAAILASNHLSFSDSFFLPAVLDRKVTFIAKAEYFTTPGVKGKLTAAFFKGVGQLPVDRSGARGAGEAAVRSGIQVIESGELFGIYPEGTRSPDGRLYRGKPGGLARVALATGAPVIPVAMIDTEKIQPPGKVLPKVMRPGIRIGKPLDFSRYQGMEHDRFVLRALTDEVMYEVMKLSGQEYVDVYATAAKRQLADAAKAEKAARAALVKAEKEQAAKEQAEKARTDRDGPAS comes from the coding sequence ATGAAGGTCGCTATCGGGGGACCGCTCAAGGTCACCTTCAGGCCCTGGGTGGAGGGCCTGGAGAACGTTCCGGCCGAGGGCGCCGCGATCCTCGCGAGCAACCACCTCTCCTTCTCGGACTCGTTCTTCCTGCCCGCGGTCCTCGACCGCAAGGTCACGTTCATCGCGAAGGCCGAGTACTTCACCACCCCCGGCGTCAAGGGCAAGCTGACGGCCGCGTTCTTCAAGGGCGTCGGCCAGCTCCCCGTGGACCGCTCCGGGGCACGGGGAGCTGGCGAGGCCGCCGTCAGGAGCGGCATACAGGTCATCGAGAGCGGTGAGCTGTTCGGTATCTACCCCGAGGGCACCCGCTCGCCCGACGGCCGCCTCTACCGGGGCAAGCCCGGCGGCCTCGCCCGCGTGGCTCTCGCCACCGGCGCGCCCGTCATCCCGGTCGCCATGATCGACACGGAGAAGATCCAGCCCCCGGGCAAGGTCCTGCCGAAGGTGATGCGCCCCGGAATCCGGATCGGCAAGCCCCTGGACTTCAGCCGTTACCAGGGCATGGAGCACGACCGCTTCGTCCTGCGGGCGCTGACCGACGAGGTCATGTACGAGGTCATGAAGCTCTCCGGCCAGGAGTATGTCGACGTGTACGCGACCGCCGCCAAGCGGCAGCTCGCGGACGCGGCCAAGGCCGAGAAGGCCGCCAGGGCCGCCCTCGTCAAGGCCGAGAAGGAGCAGGCGGCCAAGGAGCAGGCGGAGAAGGCCCGGACCGACAGGGACGGGCCGGCTTCGTAG
- a CDS encoding DUF5931 domain-containing protein, with protein sequence MAQREHVMRMSVEQPLWRALTGYRVLTVIYAVGLFASAYDEFVRPWPAIAYFAVLAGWTLVTLPKVANAASCTKRFLAADLTVALVGILLTRFADSTARVEAGGPTLPSIWTAGAVLAFAVKGGWRWAAFASTLVAVANLVHRGAPTRDTVHNVLLVWVAAIAIGYVVEVARASERTLARALEIEAATRERERLARDIHDSVLQVLAMVQRRGTALGGEAAELGRMAGEQEVALRTLVSGGLVPVSRVSEDAAQRALVRVVDEPGGPDGPESGDDPAGPVDLRALLTPYAGARITLSEPGAPVPLAPHAARELAAAVGAALDNVREHAGDAARAWILVEDWPDQIIVTVRDDGPGILEGRLDQAEGEGRLGVALSIRGRLRDIGGTAELVSVPGQGTEVELKVPKACEGPKDVRGKAEKR encoded by the coding sequence ATGGCTCAGCGTGAGCATGTGATGCGGATGTCGGTCGAGCAGCCGTTGTGGCGTGCGCTCACCGGCTACCGGGTGCTGACGGTGATCTACGCGGTCGGCCTCTTCGCGAGCGCGTACGACGAGTTCGTGCGCCCCTGGCCGGCGATCGCCTACTTCGCGGTGCTGGCCGGCTGGACCCTGGTGACCCTGCCCAAGGTCGCGAACGCGGCCAGCTGCACCAAACGCTTCCTCGCTGCGGACCTCACCGTGGCGCTCGTCGGCATCCTGCTCACCCGGTTCGCCGACTCGACCGCGCGGGTGGAGGCCGGTGGCCCGACGCTGCCGTCGATATGGACCGCCGGCGCCGTGCTGGCGTTCGCCGTCAAGGGCGGCTGGCGCTGGGCCGCCTTCGCCTCCACGCTGGTCGCCGTCGCCAATCTCGTCCACCGCGGCGCCCCCACCCGCGACACCGTCCACAATGTGCTGCTGGTCTGGGTCGCCGCCATCGCCATCGGCTACGTCGTCGAGGTCGCCCGCGCCTCCGAGCGCACCCTCGCCCGCGCCCTGGAGATCGAGGCCGCCACCCGCGAACGGGAGCGCCTCGCCCGCGACATCCACGACAGCGTCCTCCAGGTCCTCGCCATGGTCCAGCGGCGCGGCACCGCCCTGGGCGGTGAGGCAGCGGAGCTGGGCCGGATGGCGGGCGAGCAGGAGGTCGCCCTGCGCACCCTGGTCTCCGGCGGCCTGGTCCCCGTGTCCCGCGTCTCGGAGGACGCGGCCCAAAGAGCCCTCGTACGGGTGGTGGACGAACCGGGCGGGCCGGACGGGCCGGAGTCCGGCGATGACCCGGCGGGCCCGGTGGACCTGCGCGCCCTCCTCACCCCGTACGCCGGCGCGAGGATCACCCTCTCCGAGCCCGGAGCCCCGGTGCCGCTCGCCCCGCACGCCGCCCGCGAGCTGGCCGCGGCGGTCGGCGCGGCCCTGGACAATGTGCGTGAGCACGCGGGAGACGCGGCCCGCGCCTGGATCCTGGTCGAGGACTGGCCGGACCAGATCATCGTGACCGTACGGGACGACGGCCCCGGCATCCTCGAGGGCCGGCTGGACCAGGCCGAGGGCGAGGGGCGGCTCGGGGTGGCCCTCTCCATCCGGGGGCGGCTGCGCGACATCGGCGGCACGGCAGAACTGGTCTCCGTGCCCGGACAGGGCACGGAAGTCGAACTGAAGGTACCCAAGGCCTGCGAAGGGCCGAAGGACGTACGGGGGAAGGCGGAGAAGCGGTGA
- a CDS encoding response regulator transcription factor gives MVVDDHPMWRDAVARDLAESGFDVVATAGDGEQAVRRARAAAPDVLVLDLNLPAKPGVQVCKELVGANPALRVLALSASGEHADVLEAVKSGATGYLVKSASTEELIDAVRRTAVGDPVFTPGLAGLVLGEYRRLASEPAPAPGADEPKVPQLTDRETEVLRLVAKGLSYKQIAERLVISHRTVQNHVQNTLGKLQLHNRVELVRYAIERGLDDE, from the coding sequence ATGGTGGTCGACGACCATCCCATGTGGCGCGACGCCGTCGCCCGCGACCTGGCCGAGTCCGGCTTCGACGTGGTGGCCACGGCGGGTGACGGCGAGCAGGCGGTGCGCCGCGCCCGGGCCGCCGCGCCGGACGTCCTCGTCCTGGACCTGAACCTGCCCGCGAAGCCGGGGGTGCAGGTCTGCAAGGAACTGGTCGGCGCGAACCCGGCGTTGCGGGTGCTGGCCCTGTCGGCGAGCGGGGAGCACGCGGACGTCCTGGAGGCGGTGAAGTCCGGCGCGACCGGCTATCTGGTGAAGTCCGCCTCGACCGAGGAACTGATCGACGCCGTACGCCGCACGGCCGTCGGCGACCCCGTCTTCACCCCCGGTCTCGCGGGCCTGGTCCTCGGGGAGTACCGCCGCCTCGCCTCCGAGCCCGCCCCCGCGCCGGGTGCCGACGAGCCCAAGGTCCCGCAGCTCACCGACCGCGAGACCGAGGTGCTCCGCCTCGTCGCCAAAGGGCTGAGCTACAAGCAGATCGCCGAGCGCCTCGTCATCTCGCACCGCACGGTCCAGAACCACGTCCAGAACACCCTCGGCAAGCTTCAGCTTCACAACCGGGTGGAGCTGGTCCGCTATGCCATAGAACGCGGTCTCGACGACGAGTAA
- a CDS encoding 6-phosphofructokinase, with protein sequence MRVGVLTGGGDCPGLNAVIRGVVRKGVQEYGHDFVGFRDGWRGPLENDTVRLDIPAVRGILPRGGTILGSSRTNPLKQENGIRRIKDNLAKQEVEALIAIGGEDTLGVAARLSDEYGVPCVGVPKTIDNDLSATDYTFGFDTAVGIATEAIDRLHTTAESHMRVLVVEVMGRHAGWIALHSGLAGGANVILVPEQRFDVDQVCAWVTSRFKASYAPIVVVAEGAMPKDGEMVLKDGSLDSFGHVRLSGVGEWLAKEIEKRTGKEARTTVLGHVQRGGTPSAFDRWLATRFGLHAIDAVHDRDFGKMVALRGTDIIRVPLADATTKLKTVDPKLYEEVGVFFG encoded by the coding sequence ATGCGCGTCGGAGTACTGACCGGAGGCGGCGACTGTCCCGGGCTCAACGCTGTCATCCGGGGCGTCGTCCGTAAGGGCGTCCAGGAGTACGGCCACGACTTCGTCGGCTTCAGGGACGGCTGGCGGGGTCCGCTGGAGAACGACACCGTCCGTCTCGACATCCCCGCCGTGCGCGGCATCCTGCCTCGCGGCGGCACCATCCTCGGCTCCTCGCGCACCAACCCGCTCAAGCAGGAGAACGGCATCCGCCGCATCAAGGACAACCTCGCCAAGCAGGAGGTCGAGGCGCTCATCGCCATCGGTGGCGAGGACACGCTGGGGGTGGCCGCGCGCCTGTCGGACGAGTACGGCGTGCCGTGCGTCGGTGTGCCGAAGACGATCGACAACGACCTCTCCGCCACGGACTACACCTTCGGCTTCGACACGGCGGTAGGCATCGCGACGGAAGCCATTGACCGCCTGCACACCACAGCCGAGTCCCACATGCGGGTCCTCGTCGTCGAGGTGATGGGCCGTCACGCCGGCTGGATCGCCCTCCACTCCGGCCTCGCCGGCGGCGCGAACGTCATCCTCGTCCCCGAGCAGCGCTTCGACGTCGACCAGGTGTGCGCCTGGGTGACGTCCCGCTTCAAGGCGTCGTACGCGCCGATCGTGGTCGTCGCGGAGGGGGCCATGCCGAAGGACGGTGAGATGGTCCTGAAGGACGGCTCCCTCGACTCCTTCGGCCACGTCCGCCTCTCCGGTGTCGGCGAGTGGCTGGCCAAGGAGATCGAGAAACGCACGGGCAAGGAGGCCCGCACGACCGTCCTCGGACACGTCCAGCGCGGCGGCACCCCCTCCGCCTTCGACCGCTGGCTCGCCACCCGTTTCGGCCTCCACGCGATCGACGCCGTCCACGACCGCGACTTCGGCAAAATGGTCGCCCTCCGGGGCACGGACATCATCCGTGTCCCCCTCGCCGACGCGACGACCAAGCTGAAGACGGTCGACCCCAAGCTGTACGAGGAGGTGGGCGTCTTCTTCGGCTGA
- a CDS encoding anthranilate synthase family protein codes for MDLTRLLSDDRPFALLRRRAPGLDDHDTVELLIGPVTTCERLADIPDEGLALVPFRQIRERGFEVRDDGTPLSVLTPEESYEIPLSRALAELPTHDVRVEGGGFDVDDEEYAEIVGRVLREEIGRGEGANFVIRRTYEGSIPGFGRADALALFRRLLEGERGAYWTFVVHTGDGKGSEGRSLEGRGPETGGRTLVGASPEAHVRMSGGTVVMNPISGTYRYPADGPTPEDLLAFLADGKEIEELSMVVDEELKMMCTVGDMGGVVVGPRLKEMAHLAHTEYELRGRSSLDVREVLKETMFAATVTGSPVQNACRVIERHEVGGRGYYAGALALVGRDSGGAQTLDSPILIRTADIAADGRLKVPVGATLVRGSDPAGEVAETHAKAAGVLAALGVRPGRPVREEARFRLAEDPRVRAALDGRRASLAPFWLRMRERTAELTGHALVVDAEDTFTAMLAHLLRSSGLEVNVRRYDEPGLREVVLAHEGMVVLGPGPGDPGDVDDPKMRFLRELTASAISEHRHGVLGVCLGHELIAAELGLEIVRKEVPYQGAQTGIDLFGRSRTVGFYNSFVAHCDDGAAAELAAHGVEVSRSDGGEVHALRGPGFAGVQFHPESVLTLGGVAVVRELVEGVQALRTP; via the coding sequence ATGGACCTGACCCGGCTCCTGTCCGACGACCGCCCGTTCGCCCTGTTGCGCCGCCGCGCGCCCGGCCTCGACGACCACGACACGGTGGAACTGCTGATCGGCCCGGTGACGACGTGCGAGCGACTGGCCGACATCCCCGACGAGGGGCTGGCGCTCGTCCCGTTCCGGCAGATCCGCGAACGCGGCTTCGAGGTCCGTGACGACGGGACGCCGCTGTCGGTGCTCACGCCGGAGGAGTCGTACGAGATCCCCCTGTCGCGGGCCCTCGCGGAGCTCCCGACGCACGACGTCCGGGTCGAGGGCGGCGGCTTCGACGTGGACGACGAGGAGTACGCGGAGATCGTCGGCCGGGTGCTGCGCGAGGAGATCGGCCGGGGCGAGGGCGCGAACTTCGTGATCCGGCGGACGTACGAGGGCTCGATCCCCGGCTTCGGCCGCGCGGACGCGCTCGCGCTGTTCCGGCGGCTGCTGGAGGGCGAGCGGGGCGCGTACTGGACGTTCGTGGTGCACACCGGAGATGGGAAAGGGTCCGAAGGGCGTTCCTTGGAAGGGCGGGGGCCGGAGACGGGCGGGCGCACGCTGGTCGGCGCCAGCCCGGAGGCGCATGTCCGGATGTCCGGCGGGACGGTCGTGATGAACCCGATCAGCGGGACGTACCGCTACCCGGCCGACGGGCCGACACCGGAGGACCTGTTGGCCTTCCTCGCCGACGGCAAGGAGATCGAGGAGCTGTCGATGGTCGTCGACGAGGAGCTCAAGATGATGTGCACGGTCGGCGACATGGGCGGGGTCGTGGTCGGGCCCCGGCTGAAGGAGATGGCCCACCTCGCTCACACCGAGTACGAACTGCGCGGGCGGTCCTCGCTGGATGTGCGGGAGGTGCTCAAGGAGACGATGTTCGCCGCGACGGTCACCGGGTCGCCGGTGCAGAACGCGTGCCGGGTGATCGAGCGGCACGAGGTGGGCGGACGGGGTTACTACGCGGGGGCGTTGGCCCTCGTGGGGCGGGACTCCGGTGGGGCGCAGACCCTGGACTCGCCGATTCTGATCCGGACCGCCGACATCGCGGCGGACGGGCGGCTGAAGGTGCCGGTGGGGGCCACGCTCGTCCGGGGGTCGGATCCGGCGGGCGAGGTCGCCGAGACGCACGCGAAGGCGGCGGGGGTACTGGCGGCGCTGGGCGTACGCCCCGGGCGGCCGGTCCGGGAGGAGGCGCGGTTCCGGCTGGCCGAGGACCCACGGGTGCGGGCGGCGCTGGACGGGCGGCGGGCCTCGCTGGCGCCGTTCTGGCTGCGGATGCGGGAGCGGACGGCCGAGCTGACGGGGCATGCGCTCGTCGTGGATGCCGAGGACACGTTCACCGCGATGCTCGCGCATCTGCTGCGGTCTTCCGGGCTGGAGGTGAACGTACGGCGGTACGACGAGCCGGGGCTGCGGGAGGTCGTGCTCGCACACGAGGGAATGGTGGTGCTGGGGCCCGGCCCCGGGGACCCGGGGGATGTGGACGACCCCAAGATGCGGTTCCTGCGGGAGCTGACCGCGTCGGCGATCAGCGAACACCGGCACGGGGTGCTCGGGGTCTGTCTCGGGCATGAGCTGATCGCGGCCGAGCTGGGCCTGGAGATCGTCCGGAAAGAGGTGCCCTACCAGGGAGCGCAGACCGGGATCGATCTGTTCGGGCGGTCCCGGACCGTCGGCTTCTACAACAGCTTCGTGGCGCACTGTGACGACGGGGCGGCGGCGGAGCTGGCCGCACATGGGGTGGAGGTCAGTCGCAGCGACGGTGGGGAGGTTCACGCGCTGCGGGGGCCCGGGTTCGCGGGGGTGCAGTTCCATCCGGAATCGGTGCTGACGCTGGGTGGGGTGGCTGTGGTGCGTGAGCTGGTGGAGGGGGTTCAGGCGCTGCGGACGCCCTAG